A window of Microcoleus sp. bin38.metabat.b11b12b14.051 genomic DNA:
TGCAGCCTTCGAGAGCCGAAATTACTTCGGATTCGCGGGTAGATGATATCGGGGCGCAACTGCTCCAAGAACCGGTGCGGAAACGGCGAACGTCGGCGTGTTCCGTGCCAATTTTGTAGCCTTGGGAAAGCAGGTTGCGGATTTGGTCGATCGTCTTGCCGGTCAACTTGCCGCTACCAGCCGAACCAGTCGAAGCTGCTTTGAATCCAGATGTTGCGGCTGGCTTAGCCGATTCAGCAACCGGGCCGTCGGGGCGTTGAATAATTTCTTCAACTACGCGACGCTTGGCTTTCGAGTCAATCCCGATTAAGCGCACGTATTCGCCTGTATGTTGGTTCATCACAGATTCCAAAGCGGCGATCGCCTCAGATTCATTTCTAACTTGCAGCGAAGCCCCGCTTTGCCAAGAACCAGTGCGGAAGCGGCGGGCGTCAGCGTGTTCAGTTCCCACCTTATAGCCTTGAGCTAGCAAGCCGCGAATCTGAGCCACTGTGGCGTCGCTCAATTTGCCGTTTGACCCGGAACCTTGTGCAACTTTACCGTTACCGTTTGATTGGTGAGTTTTAGCGCCGTTAGAACCGTTAGAGCCGTTGTCTCCCGGTCTTTGGACGATTTCTTCTAGTACGCGGCGCTTGGCTTTGGTGTCAATTCCGATCAAGCGGACGTATTCGCCTTGGTGATCGGCCATGCAGGCTGACAAAGCAGCGATTACTTCTGAGTCGCGAGTTGAGGAAATTGGGCCGCAAGTGCGCCAAGAACCTGTGCGGAAGCGGCGGGCGTCGGCGTGTTCTGCTCCTACGCTGTATCCTTGGGCTAGTAAATTACGGATGCTATCGGCTAGAGAAGAACTCAATTGGGTGCCGGTTTGGGTAGAATAAGTCATTTGAGTGATATTTGAGTTTTTAGCTTGCTCGTTGCGAATTGGTGCTAGACAAGCGATGTTGTCAGCGCAGCGATAACCGGCTCTTAGAGCGTCATTGATTCCTATGACGTGGGTCGCAAATTTAACATCTGAATCTTGAACATCAGGCAGGCGATCGGCTTGCTGCTGATTTGTGATGATGGCTCCCGAAGGTATGTACTTACCGGGGGGAATCTCCACATCTTGAATTAATACGTGCATCATCACAATGCAGCCATTTCCTACTCTGGCGTTGAACACCGTAGAGCGAAAGCCGATAAAGCAATCGTCGCCCACGTAGGCCGGCCCGTGAATTAAACTCATGTGGGTGAGGGAAGTATTTTTCCCCACCCATACGGAATAAGATTTGTCGTCATCTCCTGTGACTCGGCCTTGTTCTAGGCCGTGAATCACTACTCCGTCTTGAATGTTGCTTCCTGCTCCGATATAAAACGGAGTGCCTTCATCGGCGCGGATAGATGTCCCGGGGGCAATCATCACATTTGAACCGATATGCACATCCCCAATAATGTTAGAAAAGGAATGTACGTAGGCGGTTTCGTGAATTTTGGGCTCAGCCAAGTTTTTCGACCAAGGCGTCGGGGGAGCCGCAATGTTGCGGACTGCCATAAATTAAGTTCTCCTCAAACTGAAAATTTTTTTTGTTAGTTGTTCACTGTTCACTGTCAACTGTTCACTGTTAGCTGTTAGCTGTTAGCTGTTAGTTGTTAGCTGTTCACTGTTCACTGTCAACTGTCAACTGTCAACTGTCAACTGCCAACTAGCGGTACGGGTCGTCTTTTTTACTGTAAATGAGGCGATTTTCTACATTGACAGTATCTATAATGCCTACTACTAGAGCATCGATCGGACGATTTTCGCTCCCAGGCGCGATCCGGGCTGCGCTGCCGCGGGTGACTAAAACCCACTCATCTATACCAGCGCCCACACAGTCAGCGGCTACTTCATAGCCGGGAACTGGCGAACCTTCCTCATTGATGAATTGCAGCAGTAGAAATTTCGATCCTCTGAGCGTCGGCTCTTTTTGGGTACTGACAACTGTCCCGAGAACTTTGGCCATTTGCATTTTAGCTAATAGGTAATTGGTAATTGGCACTTGTCATTTTTACACCGTCATTTGTCTTTTTTTAATTAGCTTTATTCATTCCCACGTCTTCTTTTTAGAGTTTTTCGTCTAATGACTAATGACTAATGACTAATGACTAATGACTAATGAGTCGTGACTAATAACCAATATCCCATGCCCACCTCAATTAAAAATTAAAAATGCTAAATCAAAAACATCGCGATTTTTAATTTTTGATTTTTAATTTTTAATTACCAAACGCCCCTAACAGCCTCGGGCCTATCTTAAGATCTGTTGAGAGGGCGAATGCCGCTGACGCCTTCGCGGAACTGTTCTACAGCTTCGGTGTAGCGAATGGGTAGCACGTATTCCAAGTTTTCGTGAGGGCGGGCGATAATGTGGGTGGACATCACTTGTCCGCCGTTAACGCGCTTCACTGACTCTACTCCGGCGGCGACGGAAGCTTGCACTTCCGAGACATCTCCTCTTACAATGACAGTAACGCGAGCGCTACCGATTTTTTCGTATCCTACCAAGGTGACGCGGGCTGCTTTGACCATCGCGTCAGCGGCTTCTACTACTGCGGGGAAGCCTAAGGTTTCGATCATGCCAACTGCAATTGCCATTGGTTTTACTCCTAATTGAATATTTGGGGAACTAAACTGTTAATTTTTGACGATCGCGCTGCTTTTCGTCAAACGTTTCGTCAAACGAATTTTCAGCGCGCTAAGAACTTAGTAGCCTCGGAACTGCTCTACTGCTTCTGTATAACGAATTGGTAGAACGTATTCTAGGTTTTCGTGGGGGCGAGCGATGATGTGGGTAGAGACGACTTCTCCGCCGTTCACCCGCTTGACGGATTCCACTCCTGCTGCAACTGAGGCTTGGACTTCCGACACGTTGCCGCGCACAATTACGGTGACGCGAGCGCTGCCGATTTTTTCATAGCCCACGAGGGTAACGCGAGCAGCTTTAACCATAGCGTCGGCAGCTTCCACAACAGCGGGAAAACCTTTTGTCTCAATCATTCCCACGGCAATTGACATTTTTGAATCTCCAAGTTGAGGATTAGCGGAATTACCGTAACAAATCTTTGAGAAATCTAAAAATTTGGACGGGGAGGCCCACATTATTTAGGAATGCAGTCTAAAGCTTCCTATCCTTATAGAATAGGGGAAGCTGTCTACCTTGACAATATAAACTAACATCATAATGTTTAATAACAAAAATTAAAATTTTTTATGTTACTTATAATAATTTAATATTTATTTAATAATCTTAATATATAGAGGAGTAGATGCGGACTGCGATCGGGCCGTCAAGTGAGTACAAATACCTGTAAACTAGAGTTCGGTGGCTGATGGGTAGGATCTCGGTGTCGCGAAAATTCGGGATTTCCAAGGGGGGATCGCAGATAAACGGGCAAAAAAGGCAGTCTTGGCGATATGCGGGCTTTTTTTTTTGAGTGCCGACCCCCAGCAGCCTGTAATTTGCTATTCGGAGAATACTAAGTTTTGATGCTTTAATGTATAGTGAATTTTGGGTGCAAATTATTTTGCCAAAACTATACGATCGGGTTTAGTCAAATTTTTACGGTGTGGCGCGATCGCCCGGAACTGCTTTTGTATAAAGGCAGCCAGTAATTTCAAGTTTAAGGGATAAATTAAATGACAGAATTTCTCCTCCAAGTCTGTTGGTGGGTACCTTTATATGGCTTAATAGGCGCCATTCTAACTTTGCCTTGGTCTACAGGAACTGTTCGCACCACAGGGCCCAGACCCGCAGCTTACTTCAATTTGCTGATGACTGTGTTGGCTTTCATCCACGGATCGGTTATTTTTGCAGCAACTTGGGATAGACCCCCGCAACAGTTGCTCGTACACTGGGTGCAAGCAGCAGATTTAGATTTGTCTTTTGCCATAGAAATCTCAACTACCAGCGTCGGAGCAATGGAGTTAGTAACAATTCTGAGTTTGCTAGCACAAATT
This region includes:
- a CDS encoding EutN/CcmL family microcompartment protein, which gives rise to MQMAKVLGTVVSTQKEPTLRGSKFLLLQFINEEGSPVPGYEVAADCVGAGIDEWVLVTRGSAARIAPGSENRPIDALVVGIIDTVNVENRLIYSKKDDPYR
- a CDS encoding carbon dioxide-concentrating mechanism protein CcmK → MAIAVGMIETLGFPAVVEAADAMVKAARVTLVGYEKIGSARVTVIVRGDVSEVQASVAAGVESVKRVNGGQVMSTHIIARPHENLEYVLPIRYTEAVEQFREGVSGIRPLNRS
- a CDS encoding ribulose bisphosphate carboxylase small subunit; the encoded protein is MAVRNIAAPPTPWSKNLAEPKIHETAYVHSFSNIIGDVHIGSNVMIAPGTSIRADEGTPFYIGAGSNIQDGVVIHGLEQGRVTGDDDKSYSVWVGKNTSLTHMSLIHGPAYVGDDCFIGFRSTVFNARVGNGCIVMMHVLIQDVEIPPGKYIPSGAIITNQQQADRLPDVQDSDVKFATHVIGINDALRAGYRCADNIACLAPIRNEQAKNSNITQMTYSTQTGTQLSSSLADSIRNLLAQGYSVGAEHADARRFRTGSWRTCGPISSTRDSEVIAALSACMADHQGEYVRLIGIDTKAKRRVLEEIVQRPGDNGSNGSNGAKTHQSNGNGKVAQGSGSNGKLSDATVAQIRGLLAQGYKVGTEHADARRFRTGSWQSGASLQVRNESEAIAALESVMNQHTGEYVRLIGIDSKAKRRVVEEIIQRPDGPVAESAKPAATSGFKAASTGSAGSGKLTGKTIDQIRNLLSQGYKIGTEHADVRRFRTGSWSSCAPISSTRESEVISALEGCMTQHSGDYVRLLGIDSKAKRRVLEEIIQRP
- a CDS encoding carbon dioxide-concentrating mechanism protein CcmK; this encodes MSIAVGMIETKGFPAVVEAADAMVKAARVTLVGYEKIGSARVTVIVRGNVSEVQASVAAGVESVKRVNGGEVVSTHIIARPHENLEYVLPIRYTEAVEQFRGY